From a single Chitinophaga sp. Cy-1792 genomic region:
- a CDS encoding murein hydrolase activator EnvC produces MKKIIPLVLVVWLMPALVVAQQNAAQQQPSQSREELERRKKELQKEIDEANEQLKETKKSTKESLGQLRALRDKITLRSRLINSINEEINFINGDINTANRDVITLRRDLDTLKAQYAQLVVYAYKNRSAYDMMNFVFSASSFNDAVKRFQYLKQYREYRRRQADNIVSTQQLLAKKIDNLEQQRTKRGDALKTEQDERATLESDKKEKDEVLHKLKGREKELVADINQRNKDAQKVQIAIRNVIRREIEEARRKAMEEEAARKKALEEKRRKDEEARKAALAAAAAEKAKAAAATANNNNAAGTPAPTPPAPVEKPAEKPAPVAPPPTPAPSTPARSENVLEASPEALALSESFEANRGKLPWPVDAGNIIEHFGIHQHAVMEHITVPSDGIVLSTTKGGPVRSIFDGEVKSVVVMPGMGYMIIIRHGQYFTTYVRLQTTRVKKGDMVKTGQVIGTAGVNEIENTGEVELQIWKGINKQNPEQWIRHR; encoded by the coding sequence AAAGGAAATTGATGAGGCAAACGAACAGCTGAAAGAAACTAAAAAGTCTACCAAGGAAAGCCTGGGGCAACTGCGAGCCCTGCGTGATAAAATCACCCTTCGTAGCAGACTTATTAACAGCATCAACGAAGAAATCAATTTCATCAACGGAGACATCAATACTGCTAACCGCGATGTGATCACACTCCGCAGAGACCTGGATACCTTAAAAGCACAGTACGCACAGCTGGTGGTATATGCCTATAAAAACCGGTCTGCGTATGACATGATGAACTTTGTGTTCTCTGCATCCAGCTTCAATGATGCTGTAAAAAGATTCCAATATCTCAAGCAATATCGTGAATATCGCCGCCGTCAGGCAGATAATATCGTTTCTACACAGCAGCTGCTCGCGAAGAAAATTGATAACCTGGAACAGCAACGTACTAAACGTGGTGATGCGCTGAAAACAGAACAGGATGAGCGCGCTACCCTCGAATCAGATAAGAAAGAGAAGGACGAAGTACTGCATAAGCTGAAAGGCCGCGAAAAAGAATTGGTTGCAGATATTAACCAGCGTAATAAAGATGCCCAGAAAGTACAGATAGCTATCAGAAACGTTATCCGTCGTGAGATTGAAGAGGCAAGACGTAAAGCCATGGAAGAAGAGGCGGCACGTAAAAAAGCACTGGAAGAGAAGAGACGCAAAGATGAGGAAGCACGTAAAGCTGCGCTGGCTGCTGCCGCTGCAGAGAAAGCCAAAGCCGCTGCTGCTACCGCAAATAATAATAACGCCGCAGGAACACCGGCACCAACACCGCCAGCTCCTGTGGAAAAACCAGCAGAAAAGCCTGCACCTGTAGCACCGCCACCAACACCGGCTCCATCAACACCTGCACGTAGCGAAAACGTACTGGAAGCATCGCCGGAAGCCCTGGCGCTCTCTGAAAGCTTCGAAGCCAACAGAGGTAAACTGCCATGGCCTGTAGACGCAGGAAATATTATTGAGCATTTTGGTATTCACCAGCACGCAGTAATGGAGCATATCACTGTTCCTTCTGACGGTATCGTTCTTTCTACCACCAAAGGTGGCCCGGTGAGGTCTATCTTCGATGGTGAGGTGAAATCTGTTGTAGTAATGCCTGGTATGGGATATATGATTATTATCCGCCACGGGCAATATTTTACAACTTATGTGCGTTTGCAAACCACCCGTGTGAAGAAAGGAGATATGGTGAAAACTGGTCAGGTAATTGGTACTGCCGGCGTAAACGAAATTGAAAATACAGGTGAAGTGGAACTACAAATCTGGAAAGGTATCAATAAACAGAACCCGGAGCAGTGGATACGTCACCGATAG
- a CDS encoding M20/M25/M40 family metallo-hydrolase: MRRYLLPILLTCAAPAMTMAQQQDSTTIKHIANEVLTHSTAYENLRVLTKQVGGRLAGSPGMVKAEQWGVAALKAAGADTVYLQACMVPHWVRGAHEEARIISKFRDVTPPLNVLALGNSVGSGENGVTAPVLEVSSFDDLEAKKDQVKGKIVFYNYAFNPTFIKTFYSYGDAVKYRGQGASRAAKYGALAVIVRSMSHGANNEPHTGSMTYDTAYAKIPAVAIGLQDADRLSSRLKDDPTAQVFLRTNCEMLQDTIGHNVVGELKGSKYPDQFLTVGGHLDSWDVAEGAHDDGTGCVQSIEVLRTFKALGLRPEHTLRVVLFANEENGTRGGKKYAQLAKERNEKHIFALESDAGGFTPRGFTMTMDAEKKAKIASWRPLFEPYGIYDFEEEGGGVDVGQLHAALGTPMAELSPDSQRYFDIHHAPNDVFENVNKRELELGAFGMAALLYMVDKYFNY, from the coding sequence ATGAGAAGATACCTTTTGCCAATTTTATTGACCTGCGCGGCGCCGGCAATGACCATGGCGCAACAGCAAGATTCAACTACGATTAAACATATTGCTAACGAAGTACTTACACATAGTACTGCCTACGAAAACCTCCGTGTACTCACCAAGCAGGTAGGTGGCCGTCTGGCAGGATCTCCGGGAATGGTGAAGGCGGAACAATGGGGAGTAGCGGCACTGAAGGCTGCTGGTGCGGATACCGTTTACCTGCAGGCTTGCATGGTGCCTCACTGGGTACGTGGCGCTCATGAAGAAGCCCGGATTATCTCCAAATTCAGGGATGTTACGCCTCCTTTAAACGTGCTGGCATTGGGTAACTCCGTTGGCAGCGGCGAAAACGGGGTAACGGCTCCTGTGCTCGAAGTAAGTTCCTTCGACGACCTGGAAGCTAAAAAAGACCAGGTGAAAGGCAAAATCGTTTTCTATAACTATGCCTTCAACCCAACTTTCATTAAAACATTCTATTCCTACGGGGATGCAGTGAAATATCGCGGACAAGGTGCCAGCCGTGCTGCCAAATATGGCGCACTGGCGGTAATCGTTCGTTCTATGTCGCATGGCGCCAATAACGAACCACATACCGGCTCCATGACTTACGATACGGCATATGCTAAAATTCCGGCAGTAGCGATTGGTTTACAGGATGCTGACCGCCTGAGTTCCAGACTGAAAGACGATCCGACTGCGCAGGTGTTTCTGCGTACCAACTGTGAAATGCTCCAGGATACCATTGGCCATAACGTAGTGGGAGAGCTGAAAGGCAGTAAATACCCTGACCAGTTCCTGACTGTAGGCGGCCACCTGGATTCGTGGGATGTAGCAGAAGGTGCACATGATGATGGTACCGGCTGCGTTCAGTCTATTGAAGTACTGCGTACCTTTAAGGCGCTGGGACTCCGTCCGGAACATACCCTCCGTGTAGTGCTGTTTGCCAATGAAGAAAATGGTACCCGCGGTGGTAAGAAATATGCCCAACTGGCGAAAGAACGTAATGAAAAGCACATTTTTGCACTGGAAAGCGATGCCGGCGGCTTTACGCCAAGAGGCTTCACCATGACAATGGACGCGGAGAAGAAAGCTAAAATCGCCAGCTGGCGCCCGCTTTTTGAGCCTTATGGCATCTACGACTTCGAAGAAGAAGGTGGCGGTGTGGACGTTGGCCAGCTGCACGCAGCTTTAGGTACGCCTATGGCCGAACTTTCACCAGACTCCCAGCGTTATTTCGATATTCATCACGCCCCGAATGATGTGTTTGAAAATGTGAACAAAAGAGAACTGGAACTGGGCGCCTTCGGGATGGCAGCACTGCTGTACATGGTGGATAAATACTTTAATTACTAA
- a CDS encoding murein hydrolase activator EnvC encodes MRKLIPFILALCLLPAMLNAQRSKQSRAALEKRKEQLLKEIAEATRTLQATKKSTKQNLTLQKELQDKIVSRNAQIGTINTELAQLDGEISNTHDNVQGLEKEVDSLKARYAQLIVYSYKSKTSFDVLNFLFSANSFNDAIRRYEYLREYRESKRRQAESLLSTKELLGKKLTELQQQRAERAGALHVEQQQKIALVADQKETEQTIRQLQEKEKDLQQSITKSKAEARQVDNAIQDAIRREIEAARRKAAAEAAERKRIAAAKRKKQKEEAARKALAARKAAAKKGVKPPPAPKVKEEPEEDDDDEPATASKDVLEATPEALSLSRNFEANRGRLPWPVANGKVVGHFGVNKVGKVEQEHSGTIIATTKGAAVKAIFGGEVIMVFMIQGSGYMVTLRHGKYFTNYVHLLDVNVKKGMTVAGGHVLGAAAPATGSSNGQIELQIYKEFTKQNPERWLRAR; translated from the coding sequence TTGAGAAAGTTGATCCCTTTCATTTTGGCGCTATGCCTGTTACCCGCTATGCTCAACGCTCAGCGCAGTAAGCAGTCGCGCGCAGCACTGGAAAAAAGAAAGGAGCAATTGCTAAAAGAAATAGCCGAAGCTACCCGTACTCTCCAGGCTACGAAAAAGTCTACAAAACAAAATCTTACCCTGCAGAAAGAACTGCAGGATAAAATCGTGTCCCGTAATGCGCAGATAGGCACCATCAACACTGAACTTGCCCAGCTGGATGGAGAAATCAGTAATACACACGACAACGTTCAGGGGCTGGAAAAGGAAGTAGATTCCCTGAAAGCCCGGTATGCCCAGCTCATCGTTTACAGCTATAAGTCCAAAACCAGCTTCGATGTGCTCAACTTCCTTTTCAGCGCCAATAGCTTCAACGACGCCATCAGAAGATATGAATACCTGCGAGAATACCGTGAAAGTAAACGCCGGCAGGCAGAAAGTCTGCTCTCTACCAAAGAACTGCTGGGAAAAAAACTGACGGAATTACAACAGCAGCGTGCAGAAAGAGCTGGCGCCCTTCATGTAGAACAACAACAGAAAATAGCCCTGGTGGCAGATCAGAAGGAAACAGAACAGACGATCCGCCAGTTACAGGAAAAAGAGAAAGACCTGCAGCAAAGTATTACAAAGAGTAAAGCAGAGGCCAGACAGGTAGATAACGCCATCCAGGATGCTATCCGACGTGAGATAGAAGCTGCCCGCCGCAAAGCTGCAGCTGAGGCTGCTGAAAGAAAACGTATCGCTGCCGCCAAACGTAAAAAACAGAAGGAAGAGGCTGCCCGTAAAGCATTGGCCGCGCGCAAAGCTGCCGCTAAAAAAGGGGTGAAACCTCCTCCGGCGCCTAAAGTGAAGGAAGAACCTGAAGAAGATGATGACGACGAGCCGGCAACCGCCTCCAAAGACGTGCTGGAAGCCACACCGGAAGCATTATCCCTTTCCAGGAATTTTGAAGCCAACCGCGGGCGCCTCCCGTGGCCTGTCGCCAATGGAAAGGTAGTCGGACATTTCGGTGTAAATAAAGTGGGAAAGGTAGAACAGGAACATAGCGGTACCATTATCGCTACTACAAAAGGGGCGGCGGTGAAAGCTATTTTCGGGGGAGAAGTGATTATGGTGTTTATGATCCAGGGATCGGGGTATATGGTCACCTTACGCCATGGTAAATACTTTACCAATTATGTGCACCTGCTGGATGTAAACGTGAAGAAAGGAATGACGGTAGCCGGTGGACATGTTTTAGGCGCTGCTGCTCCCGCAACCGGAAGCAGCAACGGCCAGATAGAATTGCAGATATACAAGGAGTTCACTAAACAGAACCCTGAGCGCTGGCTCAGAGCACGTTAG
- the bshA gene encoding N-acetyl-alpha-D-glucosaminyl L-malate synthase BshA encodes MRIGIVCYPTYGGSGVLATELGKALADKGHMVHFITYQQPVRLNAFHANIYYHEVQVPTYPLFDFPPYESALSSTMVDVIINQKLDLLHVHYAIPHASTAYMAKQIVAKQGRVVPFITTLHGTDITLVGKDKTYAPVVTFSINESDAITAVSENLREETFKSFQIEKDISVIYNFVDTQRFSRRDLPHFRQAIAPNGEKVLLHVSNFRKVKRVPDVIKIFKQVRDAMPAKLLLVGDGPDRPAIECMCRELGLCDDIRFVGKQEQLEDVMSISDLFILPSDYESFGLAALEAMASEVPVISSNAGGLPEINIPGVTGYMGDVGDVDTMAKHAIHLLQDEALLARVRKGAWEQAQRFHIDNIIPQYEALYEQVLQNQRQEQLL; translated from the coding sequence ATGCGTATTGGAATAGTATGTTATCCTACATACGGTGGTAGTGGCGTATTGGCAACAGAGCTTGGTAAAGCCCTGGCAGATAAAGGCCATATGGTCCACTTCATCACATATCAGCAGCCGGTAAGGCTTAATGCGTTTCACGCGAATATATATTACCACGAAGTTCAGGTTCCCACTTATCCGCTTTTTGATTTTCCTCCTTATGAATCGGCGCTGAGTAGCACCATGGTGGATGTTATCATTAACCAGAAGCTGGACCTCCTGCATGTTCACTATGCGATCCCACATGCATCTACGGCCTATATGGCCAAGCAGATCGTGGCTAAACAGGGTCGTGTGGTTCCTTTTATCACCACACTGCATGGTACTGATATTACCCTGGTAGGTAAAGACAAGACCTATGCGCCAGTGGTGACTTTCTCCATCAATGAGTCTGACGCTATCACCGCAGTATCTGAAAACCTGCGTGAAGAGACCTTCAAGTCTTTCCAGATCGAAAAAGACATCTCCGTGATCTACAACTTTGTGGATACGCAGCGCTTTAGTCGCCGCGATCTGCCACATTTCCGCCAGGCGATTGCACCTAATGGCGAAAAAGTGCTGTTGCACGTATCCAACTTCCGTAAAGTGAAGCGTGTACCGGATGTCATTAAGATCTTCAAGCAGGTACGGGATGCCATGCCGGCGAAGTTATTGCTCGTAGGTGATGGTCCGGATCGTCCGGCGATTGAGTGTATGTGCAGAGAATTAGGTTTGTGTGATGATATCCGTTTTGTTGGTAAACAGGAGCAGTTGGAAGATGTAATGTCTATCAGCGACCTGTTCATCCTGCCATCAGACTATGAGAGCTTTGGTCTGGCAGCCCTGGAAGCAATGGCTTCTGAGGTTCCGGTGATCTCTTCCAATGCCGGTGGTTTACCGGAAATCAATATTCCTGGTGTTACCGGTTATATGGGAGATGTAGGAGATGTAGATACCATGGCCAAACATGCGATCCACTTACTCCAAGACGAAGCGCTGCTCGCACGTGTACGTAAAGGTGCATGGGAGCAGGCTCAACGTTTCCATATTGACAATATCATTCCTCAGTATGAGGCTTTATATGAGCAGGTTTTACAGAACCAGCGCCAGGAGCAGTTGCTCTAA